TCTCAGCATCGACAAACACTGACGCGCCCACCCTCTAGGGAAGATGATTCCGTCCTCGATTTCTTCCCAGAGGTGGATCTTGGGGTCCAGATGGTCAGTGAAACGGCCATACTTCAGTGCCTGGACGTATTGAGGATTATCCAAGGTCATTGCCTTCTTGATACCTCGGAGGACATCTTTTCGCTGAATATAGAGTTCAGCTCTATCTTTTACTTTTAATATCGTTGCTTTCATAATTTTCACCACCTTGAATGAGGGACATAACTACGTGTTTGTGCCCGTGCTCTTTGTATTCTTTGTACCAGGACCTTCATCTTCTCCATACTGATTTCCATCTCTTTCAATTTCTGATCGATGTATGTTAATCCTCCATCAATCAACGGATAATTCGCATGAAGTTCTGTGTGACATTCTGTGTTTTTTACTTGGTCCCTGTTATTTCTCTCAGGGTCTACATGGTCGATTTCAGTCGAAGGCTTTTCGTTTATGGAATAGCTGCCATCAGTAATTAAATCTTCAGCCCAACTGTACATCTTCATAAGATTGATCTGAGTCATTGAGGAACGTATCATATCAACTCCTTTCCATATGCTTCCCAAAAGGCTCCCTCCAGCTCCATAGCAAGATCCCATCTCTCCCGATTCACCTTTGGACCATCCAGGGGGGGGAACAAATACCAACTTGGGTCCGGGCTCGATCTTGGCACCTACTCCCTGGAGAAGGTTTTGCAGCTCAAGCTCAAAGTACAGGTCCTGGATAATTTCTGGCTTGAATTCCCTGGCAAACTCCAGAGCCTCGTCCCAGGCTTGTTGAGACATTCGGTTTTGAGCTCGGACATCAAGAAAACCGTTTTTGTCCAGGCTGACCACCACATCTATTGACCTGAGGTAGGACAATGGAGTGCTCATATCTTCGCCCGCTGGGATTTCGCATTGTTGAAGTCAAGTTTGTTTTCTGTTCCTTCAGACCTGCCACTGCTGCCACACCTGCCACTTTCTCTTGATTCATGCGGGTTTCCAGATAGTGGCAGGGCTTTTTCACCTGCCACACCTGCCATTCCTTCTTTTGGTCCTTGGTGGCAGTAGTGGCGGTTTTCTTGAACATGCCACCCGCCCGCACTCCGTGTCATTTCTGAAAAAGTGGCAGTAGTGGCTGGTGAGGCAGTTTGTTTTAAGGATTCTAGCTTTTGGTCTGAAATGTGAACGAGCCTCTTGCCGCCAGTCCCTTTTGAGGAGTGCAAGCCGATCTTTTTAAGGCCTTTGCCCACTGTCTCTGGTTTGACTTGATATGCCTTCTCTGCACCATTGTTTACTTGTTCAGTGATACGGGAAATGGGAAGTTTTCCTTCCGAAATTTCCCCTTCCAGATCCGCAATGGCAGTTGCAATCCGTTTTTCAATTGGGCTGGACTGAGAAATCTGCTCAGGTTGCGCCAGTGCCTGCCATATATGTCGCTGATGGGCCTTGATCCAGTTAGCCAGGATGAGTGCTCTCTCCATTGTGGCCGGTTGTATTGGCTGGGTATCGTCCATGCCTTGGGCATGACATTCCAACACATGGAGGATAAGGGCCAGCCGCGCACATTGTCCCCGGAGTTTGGCAGACAGGGCCTCATATTGTTGAGCATCAAAATTCACCCAAGGTTCCCTGGCCTGTTCGTTGTACCATTCCCGATATAGAGACTGGGCTTCCTTAGTAAGGCCAACGTATGCAGGTTCCTCGCCCATTTCCCTGCTCATAAGATCTCCAACCAATTGGTCGATCCGCTCGCGGTATTCGCCGTCAAAAGATTCATCTGTCCAAAGAGGTGGTCCTGATGGTTCTGCCCGTACAAAGATGAACCGGGGAAGAAAGCCAGATGCTGCATCTATGTCGGCAAAAAGATTTGGAAGGAGAGCCGGCTGCAATGTGCCAAGGATGGACAGACAGGCATGGCTTATAAATGCATTATCGCCGGATTTGCGAGTCCGCTTCCAGGGTCCTGAATCGTATGCAGACATAAGCCTAGCTTTGGGGCCGTCTGACTTCCCATCATTTCGGTATCGACCTAGGTTCATGATAAGACCTGATATTTCGTCCACATACCAAAGAATACCTTTTGCGTTTGCGCTTAGGGCATCTGTAAGTGCTTCCTCTGTGGCATCCTCCACATAAATCTGTTTCCAGGTCGGCTTTTCAGGTGGAGGTCCAAGCTCATTTTGTTTCATGCGCCTACGGACATTCATTTCTTCTTGATACTGAGCCAGGGCCTGTTGAAATTCGTCAAAACGTCTCTTTTCTTCCCGAAAAATGGACTTCATGAATGTGCGTACACATGGGCTTTTGCCCATGCCGCTG
This region of Desulfovermiculus halophilus DSM 18834 genomic DNA includes:
- a CDS encoding DUF3987 domain-containing protein, which encodes MTPKLNTSCNNPIDISSSIQEILEKCGGKVMADGTAMVNCPAHDDTNPSLHVTDDNGQLLLYCFAGCPQETVIQAMKDKGLWPSKNGNRLPPGIFPTWDKGAKRLTSLWYYKDYSGTILGCVARYDSELLGKSIIPYFKKSGSKWKSGAAPKPRPLYGLHELARNTGLTILIAEGEKAAEAARGLVGMEYVCMTWPGGSNAVEQADFSPLSGREVIICPDADSQGEKAALVVAENCQKAGAKNVCVVTPPNDVENGWDLADAIYDGWTREQVQQWIANNAKTVEQDPEESQQESIMSLPSFPLNVMPDYFQAPIQQAVKAFSVPPEVPAATLLSLVGALIGRSRAVVVKSGWTEHPNLYIVIVAPSGMGKSPCVRTFMKSIFREEKRRFDEFQQALAQYQEEMNVRRRMKQNELGPPPEKPTWKQIYVEDATEEALTDALSANAKGILWYVDEISGLIMNLGRYRNDGKSDGPKARLMSAYDSGPWKRTRKSGDNAFISHACLSILGTLQPALLPNLFADIDAASGFLPRFIFVRAEPSGPPLWTDESFDGEYRERIDQLVGDLMSREMGEEPAYVGLTKEAQSLYREWYNEQAREPWVNFDAQQYEALSAKLRGQCARLALILHVLECHAQGMDDTQPIQPATMERALILANWIKAHQRHIWQALAQPEQISQSSPIEKRIATAIADLEGEISEGKLPISRITEQVNNGAEKAYQVKPETVGKGLKKIGLHSSKGTGGKRLVHISDQKLESLKQTASPATTATFSEMTRSAGGWHVQENRHYCHQGPKEGMAGVAGEKALPLSGNPHESRESGRCGSSGRSEGTENKLDFNNAKSQRAKI